One Algoriphagus sp. Y33 genomic window, CAACGGCAATCTCTCCCATAATACCCATAACGTATGATAGTTGACCTAGACCACTATTAGTAACCTGAGCCATGTACCAGCTCTTGAAGGGATTTATAAATTTAAGAATACCAAATAGAAACATTGATATGGCCAAAAACCAAGTGGTAATTTTTGTATATGTCATATATTAGTTGATTAAGTTTAAGACAAAATTGCAACTAATACTTAAAAGTAGTTTGGCGATAAAGTCCAAAAAATGAGACAAGAAGCTCAAATGATCTTCGAAACTTTACTTCTTCGGTGTTCAGTCGGAGTCAAATTATATTTCAGTTTAAATAATTTGGCAAAATGAGAAGTGTCACTAAATCCAACTTCATAACAAATTTCACTAACAGAAAAATCCGTTGATGCCAACAAACTCTTCGCCTTTAAAAGTTTTTGTTCTTTAATGTAATTGGCAGGAGTGTCGTTGAAATAACTTTCAAAATCCCGTTTAAAAGCAGATAAACTTCGACCTGAAAGTACTGCCAATTCCGGTATTGTAATGTTTGAAAATAGATGGGCTTGAATTACTTCCTTAAAACCTGCTTTTCTCGGGGTAAACAAATGAGAAAATAAACTGATGATATTTTCATAGTTGTTGGTTTGAAGCAGTACTAGTATAAGTTCTTTTATTTTAAGTTTCAATAATTCATCGCTAACCAATGTTGGATTCTGAAAGTAGAACTCCAAGCTTTCAATGAAGTGAATTATGATGTCCTGCTTTTCAATTTTTTGGGCAAAATATTTTTCACCAGTTGGTTTAACAAAGCTGGGTACTTCGTCTTTGTATAGTTCTTTCAGAATGCCCTTATGAAGATGTATTGCAAAAATTTCACAATTCTGATGTTCGGATTTTTGAATTAATTCCGCAAAATAACTTCCACATTTCAACAGCACACTCTCTGAAACATGGATGGTCAACTTCTCAGTAGAAGAATTCAGTATACTTTCTCCGTCCTTGATAAATAAGAAACAAGCTTCATTTTGAAAAATCTCGCCATATCTAAATGGAGCCCTTATGAGTAATTTTTCAATTACACATTTGTTATTTAAGTCAAAATGTTTTCTGTCGATTATCATCTGTTTGATTCATGTCCGGGTGTCCGGGAGGCTTACAGCTAATAGGCTTCTCTACTCCTCCGTCCTCACAAGCTGCTTCACCTCTTTACCATTGATTGTGACATTTTTAAATTTAGCGTTTATAAAGTGATTAACCTTGAAAAACTCATCCACGCCATTGATAGTGCTGTTTATCATTTGAAAGTTCTCCACAGGAGATTCCTCGTAAGCATCGATCATCACCGCATATTTTCCACCATCTTCCACCTGTAGATTATCCACGGTTACATTCTTAATTTGAGGAATATGATCTCCTTCTTCTTCGTAGAACATATTGAACCGCACCGCTGCTTCCTTGTATTTACCCACTTTCACATTTCGCATATAGACATTCTCCACGGTTCCACCACGCTTGGAACTCGTTTTGATACGAAGAACCCGATCCAGATTTTCGCTGCTCATCACCAGGTCCTGCGCATAAATATTCTTTGCTCCTCCGGAAATCTCTGATCCGATCACCACACCCCCATGACCTTCCTTCATCGTACATCCCTCGATGATAAAATTCTCAGAAGCCACTCCTATGTTTCTTCCGTCCTGATTTCTGCCAGATTTGATCGCAATACAATCATCGCCAGTGTCGAAATAAGTATCCTTGATCAGTACATTTTTGCAGGCTTCCGGATCTACTCCGTCATTGTTTGGTCCCAGTGTTTCTATCCTCAATCTCTCGATCGTGATATTTTCGCTCAACACAGGATGAATATTCCACATCGGTGAATTGATCAGTTTCACATCCTGAAGAAGAATGTTTTTGCACTTGTAAAACTGTACAAACTGGGGACGCAGGTAATGCCCTTCACCGAATATCCTCTCTTCAGCGGGCACTTCATCGGCTACCATTTGATGAAGCAGCATTCGGGCTTCGGTCTGTCTTCCCATGCCCTCTTTCCATCCGTAATGGTTTGCCCCGCACCACCACCACCAGTTCTTCATATCTGCATTTCCATCCAAAATGCCTTTTCCCGTCACGGCTATATTTTCCTGCCCAAATGCGTAAATAAAAGGCGAATAATTCATCAACTCCATGCCTTCCCAGCGGGAAAATACTACAGGAAGATAATCCTTATCATCTTGACTAAACTGAATAAGTGCCCCATCCTCCAAATGCAAATTGACATTTGATTTGAGATGAATCGCTCCCGTGAGCCATGTTCCTTCGGGTACTACCACACGTCCACCGCCAGCTTCATTGCAAGCCTTGATAGCTGCTGCAAAAGCATCGGTATTCTTAAATTTCCCTCCCATTTTAGCTCCAAAATCAGTAATCCAAAAGTCCTGATCCTTAAATTCAGGAGCTACGATCTGCGCACGGATTGATGGCAGCAAATCCCAAGGATCTTCTTCGGCCACAACTTCTATCCCGGTATAGGAAGTTTTGGAATTACAGCCTTGCGTCAGACCTATCGCAAGACAAAAAATCAAATAGAAAATATTTTTTGAATGGGAGAAAAATGGAATTGACTTCATAACAGAATTGAATTTTGGTTGATTACTCAGCTCGTGACAGACGCTGTTTTATGCAATTTTAGTTAAGGCTTTTGCACAAGGGATTCTTACGCCACTTACTGCAGAGTCCTATTTATGACTCTTCTTTAGATTCATGATTTGATGTTTGTTGCGCAATATTCAATAGGTTTTTGCACAGAAAACTTATCCTTTTGCTTGAATAAGCAACTTTTCACGGATTAAATTAATATTTCTATGATCATCGACTTATTCATTTTTCTAACCGGATAGCTTTTATAAATTACGTACTGTATCGTTTCTTATTACCAATTTATAGTACCCAAAATGCCAAGAAAATTAGCTTTCCGGATGAAACTGATCCCGGGTTTTGAAGAGGAATATGAAAGAAGACACCGGGAGATTTGGCCCGAACTGGTCACTTTACTCAAAGATGCCGGAATCCTGGATTACCAGATCTTTTTGGACAGGGAAACTTCCAGTCTATTTGCCTTTCAGGTGATTGAGGGGGAAGCTAATTCCCAAGAACTAGGCAGCACATGGATCGTCCAACGCTGGTGGAAACACATGGCTGATATCATGGAAACCAATCCAGACAACTCTCCTATTTCAGTAGAACTCCCAAACGTTTTTGATCTTCAAAACTCCATTTCCAATGACCCCAAAGTACAGAAGCTTATTTTTATTCACTCCACTTATACTATTACTATTTCTGGGGTCTCAACAGGTAGAGAAGGAAGTTCCTGCTTCCGGCGAATGGCCCGAAATCACCCAAACTGCCAAACCTTGGACCCGCTGGTGGTGGATGGGAAACGCCGTGGATGAAACGAATCTTTCCAACCTGCTAGAGATATACCACAAAGCAGGACTTGGCGGAGTAGAAATCGCTCCTATCTATGGAGCAAAAGGCTATGAAGATCGCTACATCCACTTCCTTTCTGAAGATTGGTTGAGCATGCTTGATTTTACGGTGAACAAAGCTCATGGGCTCGGAATGGGTGTGGATATGACACAGGGAACAGGCTGGCCATTTGGAGGCCCGCAAGTAAGTGTGGAAAATGCAGCTACACGGCTGGTGATTCAGGAGTATCAAAAAACAGATGGAGAGGCACTTTCTACTCCAATTATATTTCAAAAGAAAAAAGGAACTCAGTCAGATGCTCAATTGATCGCAGTGATGGCATATGACCAGAATACCAATGCGAAGGAAATCACTGCCTATGTGGATGATAAGGGAAAGCTAACTTGGGATGAAACGGGCGAATGGAACATCAAAGCCATTT contains:
- a CDS encoding AraC family transcriptional regulator; its protein translation is MIIDRKHFDLNNKCVIEKLLIRAPFRYGEIFQNEACFLFIKDGESILNSSTEKLTIHVSESVLLKCGSYFAELIQKSEHQNCEIFAIHLHKGILKELYKDEVPSFVKPTGEKYFAQKIEKQDIIIHFIESLEFYFQNPTLVSDELLKLKIKELILVLLQTNNYENIISLFSHLFTPRKAGFKEVIQAHLFSNITIPELAVLSGRSLSAFKRDFESYFNDTPANYIKEQKLLKAKSLLASTDFSVSEICYEVGFSDTSHFAKLFKLKYNLTPTEHRRSKVSKII
- a CDS encoding glycoside hydrolase family 28 protein; this translates as MKSIPFFSHSKNIFYLIFCLAIGLTQGCNSKTSYTGIEVVAEEDPWDLLPSIRAQIVAPEFKDQDFWITDFGAKMGGKFKNTDAFAAAIKACNEAGGGRVVVPEGTWLTGAIHLKSNVNLHLEDGALIQFSQDDKDYLPVVFSRWEGMELMNYSPFIYAFGQENIAVTGKGILDGNADMKNWWWWCGANHYGWKEGMGRQTEARMLLHQMVADEVPAEERIFGEGHYLRPQFVQFYKCKNILLQDVKLINSPMWNIHPVLSENITIERLRIETLGPNNDGVDPEACKNVLIKDTYFDTGDDCIAIKSGRNQDGRNIGVASENFIIEGCTMKEGHGGVVIGSEISGGAKNIYAQDLVMSSENLDRVLRIKTSSKRGGTVENVYMRNVKVGKYKEAAVRFNMFYEEEGDHIPQIKNVTVDNLQVEDGGKYAVMIDAYEESPVENFQMINSTINGVDEFFKVNHFINAKFKNVTINGKEVKQLVRTEE
- the rhaM gene encoding L-rhamnose mutarotase; this encodes MKLIPGFEEEYERRHREIWPELVTLLKDAGILDYQIFLDRETSSLFAFQVIEGEANSQELGSTWIVQRWWKHMADIMETNPDNSPISVELPNVFDLQNSISNDPKVQKLIFIHSTYTITISGVSTGREGSSCFRRMARNHPNCQTLDPLVVDGKRRG